From a region of the Trichoderma atroviride chromosome 6, complete sequence genome:
- a CDS encoding uncharacterized protein (EggNog:ENOG41~TransMembrane:11 (o6-24i60-79o91-110i156-176o188-209i278-300o312-335i344-368o388-406i427-450o456-475i)), whose product MAIGNIYVIAGVSVVGGALFGFDISSVSAQLAEQSYLCYFNQDENPPTDANGTCGGPRSLVQGGITASMAAGSWLGALISGPLSDRLGRKYSIMVGCIIWVIGSTLSCASQNIGMLIVARIINGLSVGIESAQVPVYIAEISPPSKRGRFIGMQQWAITWGILIMYYISYGCSFIGEQNPVGYNTASWRIPWGLQMVPAFFLFFMMMLLPESPRWLARKDRWEDCRAVLTLVHGKGDPNHPFVAYELQDIKDMCEFERQHSHVTYLDLFKPNMIHRTFIGLFTQIWSQLTGMNVMMYYIANIFSMAGYTGNAGLLASSIQYIINVLMTVPALLWVDRWGRRPTLLIGSVFMALWMFANAGILATHGVVVPGGIDHVAAQSMRVTGAPAKGLIACTYLFVASFAPTWGPVSWTYPPELFPLRLRGKGVAMATSGNWAFNTALGLFTPVAFANIKWKTYLIFGIFNTVAFFHVLFLFPETAGKTLEETEAMFEDPNGIKYLGTPAWKTKVATSQVARAEHGDLEAKLGHDEKPPIHTHEEEKTPPPE is encoded by the exons ATGGCTATCGGCAACATCTACGTGATTGCCGGCGTGTCCGTCGTCGGCGGCGCGCTCTTCGGCTTTGATATCTCGTCTGTCTCGGCCCAGCTGGCTGAGCAGTCGTATCTATGCTACTTCAACCAAGATGAGAACCCGCCAACTGATGCCAACGGCACCTGTGGTGGTCCCCGTTCGCTGGTCCAGGGAGGTATCACCgcctccatggctgctggtTCCTGGCTGGGAGCTTTGATCTCTGGTCCTCTGTCCGATCGATTGGGACGAAAGTACTCCATCATGGTTGGCTGTATCATCTG GGTCATTGGTTCTACTCTCTCTTGCGCCTCCCAAAACATTGGTATGCTCATTGTCGCCCGTATCATCAACGGTCTCTCCGTCGGTATCGAGTCTGCTCAGGTCCCCGTCTACATTGCCGAAatctctcccccctccaaGCGTGGTCGCTTCATCGGTATGCAGCAGTGGGCCATTACCTGGGGTATCCTCATCATGTACTACATCTCCTACGGCTGCTCCTTCATTGGCGAGCAGAACCCCGTCGGCTACAACACTGCCTCCTGGCGTATCCCATGGGGTCTCCAGATGGTTcccgccttcttcctcttcttcatgatgaTGCTTCTTCCCGAGTCCCCTCGTTGGCTCGCCCGCAAGGACCGCTGGGAGGACTGCCGTGCCGTGCTCACGCTTGTCCACGGCAAGGGAGATCCTAACCACCCCTTTGTTGCCTACGAGCTGCAGGACATCAAGGACATGTGCGAGTTTGAGCGCCAGCATTCCCATGTCACCTACTTGGATCTGTTCAAGCCCAACATGATCCACCGTACCTTTATTGGTCTCTTCACTCAGATTTGGTCCCAGCTCACCGGCATGAACGTCATGA tGTACTACATTGCCAacatcttctccatggccGGTTACACTGGTAACGCTGGCCTGCTCGCCTCATCCATTCAGTACATCATCAACGTCCTCATGACCGTtccagctctgctctggGTCGACCGATGGGGTCGCCGCCCTACGCTGCTCATCGGTTCCGTCTTCATGGCCCTCTGGATGTTCGCCAACGCCGGTATTCTCGCCACTCACGGTGTAGTCGTCCCCGGTGGTATTGACCACGTCGCCGCCCAGTCCATGAGGGTAACTGGTGCCCCTGCAAAGGGTCTCATTGCCTGCACGTATCTTTTCGTGGCTTCTTTTGCTCCTACCTGGGGTCCCGTCTCCTGGACCTACCCCCCAGAGCTGTTCCCTCTCCGTCTTCGAGGCAAGGGTGTCGCCATGGCCACCTCTGGAAACTGGGCCTTCAACACCGCTCTGGGTCTTTTCACCCCAGTGGCTTTTGCCAACATCAAGTGGAAGACTTACCTCATCTTCGGCATCTTCAACACCGTCGCCTTCTTCCAcgtccttttcctcttccccGAGACTGCTGGAAAGACGCTGGAAGAGACCGAGGCCATGTTTGAGGATCCCAATGGCATCAAGTACCTGGGAACTCCTGCCTGGAAGACCAAGGTCGCCACCAGCCAGGTTGCCCGTGCCGAGCACGGCGATCTGGAGGCCAAGCTTGGTCACGACGAGAAGCCTCCGATCCACACTcacgaggaggagaagaccCCCCCTCCCGAGTAA
- a CDS encoding uncharacterized protein (CAZy:GT32~TransMembrane:1 (i26-46o)) → MHLSEKTDSFSPLRQMLHHVSSQRRYRSYAAAGIALMLLSMVWLSGNLTGSNSSQRWLDEAASKRVPLWPTKITGTNHTHLVSPNIWQIVLPKTQPYPGDADHVHVDPRQLEHAASWIATNPGYQYSLVGHNDGNEFIKRHFSHNPKIADIYHNLTNVGMKSDMLRYLLLDAFGGVYTDTDTVAIRPIDAWIPEEFRGKARLVVGIEFDRRDGGPWADIPHWLQFCQWTIAAAPGHPVFSKMIDRIISSVEDLSIIYGAPVNKLKPGSFEVMNSTGPAAWTDVVFEQLQQYNPILNDTQDLSFMEEPTLIGDILILPIDGFGMGQVHSASTNDGSIPEGAMMKHLFTGSWRDEE, encoded by the exons ATGCATCTCAGCGAAAAGACCGACTCGTTCTCGCCGCTGCGCCAGATGCTGCACCACGTCTCGTCGCAGCGCCGGTACCGCAGCtatgccgccgccggcatcgcgctgatgctgctgtccaTGGTCTGGCTGAGCGGCAACCTGACCGGCAGCAACTCCAGCCAGCGATGGCTCGACGAGGCGGCCAGCAAGCGAGTGCCGCTGTGGCCGACCAAGATCACCGGCACAAACCACACGCACCTGGTGTCGCCCAATATCTGGCAGATTGTGCTCCCCAAGACGCAGCCGTATCCGGGCGACGCCGACCACGTCCATGTAGACCCCAGGCAGTTGGAGCACGCCGCCTCTTGGATTGCGACGAATCCGGGCTACCAGTA CTCGCTGGTCGGCCACAACGACGGCAACGAGTTCATCAAGCGCCACTTCAGCCACAACCCCAAGATTGCCGACATCTACCACAACCTGACCAACGTGGGCATGAAGTCCGACATGCTGCGCTACCTGCTGCTCGATGCCTTTGGCGGCGTCTACACCGACACCGACACCGTCGCCATCCGGCCCATTGACGCCTGGATCCCCGAAGAGTTCCGCGGCAAGGCCCGCCTGGTCGTGGGCATCGAGTTTGATCGCCGCGACGGCGGGCCCTGGGCCGACATCCCGCACTGGCTGCAGTTCTGCCAGTGGACCATTGCCGCGGCCCCGGGGCACCCCGTCTTTAGCAAGATGATTGaccgcatcatctcctcgGTGGAGGACCTGTCCATTATTTATGGCGCGCCGGTCAACAAGCTAAAGCCGGGGAGCTTCGAGGTCATGAACTCGACGGGGCCCGCGGCCTGGACGGATGTCGTctttgagcagctgcagcagtacAACCCCATCTTGAACGACACGCAGGATCTCTCCTTCATGGAGGAGCCGACGCTGATTGGCGATATCCTGATTCTGCCAATTGACGGGTTTGGCATGGGACAGGTCCATTCGGCCAGTACGAATGACGGGTCCATCCCAGAGGGGGCTATGATGAAGCATCTCTTTACGGGATCGTGGAGAGACGAGGAGTGA
- a CDS encoding uncharacterized protein (EggNog:ENOG41~SECRETED:SignalP(1-18)), with translation MLVKSVLASLSAAAMAMAATPLESGNWVSASPGFQLQTCAGGSASGSTFSIPTSPNGSTSGSGCSNGHLRAENRYTDDYSSGVHQFAGTFKINSFGGNKVAIKQTFNGSTGPYFILGVKSDGTLYSVEGGATLASGVATVGSSVTINTVHNADIHSFRVYVNGALAFRDDNAPSGSFYDKIGAYTTDSGTGPMSITWSDVAFWTRQ, from the coding sequence ATGCTTGTCAAGAGCGTCCTCGCCAGTCTTtcggccgccgccatggccatggccgccacGCCTCTCGAGAGCGGCAACTGGGTATCGGCCAGCCCCGGCTTCCAGCTCCAGACCTGCGCCGGAggcagcgccagcggcagcaccTTTAGCATCCCCACGAGCCCCAacggcagcaccagcggctCGGGCTGCTCCAACGGCCATCTGCGGGCCGAGAACCGCTACACCGACGACTACTCCTCCGGCGTCCACCAGTTCGCCGGCACCTTCAAGATCAACTCGTTTGGCGGCAACAAGGTCGCCATCAAGCAGACCTTCAACGGCAGCACCGGCCCCTACTTCATCCTGGGAGTCAAGAGCGACGGCACGCTCTACAGCGTCGAGGGCGGCGCGACTCTGGCTTCCGGCGTTGCCACGGTCGGCTCGAGCGTCACCATCAACACCGTCCACAACGCCGACATTCACAGCTTCAGGGTCTACGTCAACGGCGCGCTGGCTTTCCGCGACGACAATGCTCCCTCCGGAAGCTTCTACGACAAGATTGGCGCTTACACCACCGACAGCGGCACTGGCCCTATGAGCATCACCTGGTCTGATGTTGCCTTCTGGACTCGCCAGTAA
- a CDS encoding uncharacterized protein (EggNog:ENOG41), with protein MDLATMMAEKPDTTATPLLFNLVDLILACLRSRNQQTIYVTLQLVSAIVKRHHRYAVLTLLQTDMFPSNNINRTVGAHEQEIEYLMALAETIGGRGDFDETYESILKDTMARLESHPCSLRLVAPRLSQHNHKTPTIPDSLPGAPKDVREHTLRSDDLLLNSILDLMENFFMNPVETNLSVTDTIVDMAICGYMSIEGWLARNPKSYTYAGDEQQPEPEKGIETKSQQEGEGEEETETETETETEKGDDADTEPGNKSLADELGSQDGDSSDGGFSTFTDDTEAERLESMEKCRRRPKWTQQSLPRILIVLKRLCDQVEAFKQTVPRFDELLQQRREAFQTANAIMDNPPAPVQPRTPERPSSTLDEVIRSVSPSRPTGLEGFAQRLLSELSTPSRSVTPRGRKNSTRTSGASTPGYNVSDLLSPSPFPNTSKPLPDPTRNALNRSLSPSSAQSGASGGREGRQSQASIQPAEFTAMDQSILARRVALPGEQVKLMPLDSERKPVHDAPESLFSGDELASLDGDDSSADRSEVATEPTVTTETTDNAEPTSPTSDENMVSVSHVITNVLIYQSFLLELASLMQVRAGLFNEVRFV; from the coding sequence ATGGATCTCGCTACAATGATGGCGGAGAAACCCGACACGACTGCTACGCCGCTGCTTTTTAACTTGGTCGATCTTATTCTGGCTTGTCTTCGATCGCGCAACCAGCAAACCATTTATGTCACCCTCCAGCTGGTGTCGGCCATTGTGAAAAGGCACCATCGATACGCAGTGCTCACCCTCCTTCAGACCGACATGTTTCccagcaacaacatcaaccgAACTGTGGGCGCCCATGAACAAGAGATTGAGTATCTCATGGCTCTGGCGGAGACTATTGGCGGCCGAGGCGACTTTGATGAGACCTACGAGAGCATTTTGAAAGATACCATGGCTCGGCTCGAAAGCCACCCATGCTCTTTGAGGCTGGTTGCGCCCAGACTGTCACAGCACAACCACAAGACACCTACAATTCCAGACAGTCTTCCGGGCGCGCCAAAAGATGTTAGGGAACACACGCTCCGCAGCGATGATCTTTTACTCAACTCTATACTCGATTTGATGGAAAACTTCTTCATGAACCCAGTAGAGACGAATTTGTCAGTCACCGATACCATAGTTGACATGGCAATATGCGGTTATATGAGCATTGAGGGCTGGCTTGCGCGAAATCCCAAGAGCTACACCTACGCTGgggacgagcagcagccggagCCTGAAAAGGGGATTGAAACTAAATCAcagcaagaaggagaaggagaggaagagacgGAGACGGAGACGGAGACTGAGACTGAGAAGGGGGACGACGCCGATACTGAGCCCGGTAATAAGTCACTGGCTGATGAGCTTGGTTCGCAAGACGGTGATTCCTCGGATGGCGGCTTCTCGACGTTCACAGATGACACGGAGGCAGAGAGACTGGAGTCAATGGAAAAGTGCAGGCGCCGACCAAAATGGACTCAGCAATCTCTTCCTCGTATTCTTATTGTGTTGAAGCGCCTCTGCGACCAGGTCGAGGCTTTCAAGCAGACGGTACCTCGATTTGacgagcttcttcaacagcgACGAGAAGCTTTCCAGACGGCGAATGCAATCATGGACAACCCTCCAGCCCCGGTTCAGCCTCGCACGCCAGAGCGGCCGAGTTCCACTCTTGATGAGGTTATCCGATCCGTGTCTCCGTCTCGTCCGACTGGCCTTGAGGGTTTTGCTCAGCGGCTGCTGTCAGAACTCTCAACTCCTAGCCGCTCCGTAACGCCCAGAGGCCGCAAGAATAGCACTCGGACGTCCGGTGCTTCGACGCCTGGCTACAATGTGTCGGATCTGCTCTCTCCCAGCCCCTTCCCCAATACTTCCAAGCCTCTGCCCGACCCCACCAGGAACGCTCTTAACCGGAGCTTGTCACCGTCAAGTGCTCAGAGCGGAGCCAGCGGAGGGCGAGAAGGGCGgcaaagccaagcaagcaTTCAGCCAGCCGAATTTACAGCCATGGATCAAAGCATTTTAGCCCGGCGGGTAGCCTTGCCAGGCGAGCAAGTCAAGCTGATGCCATTGGACTCGGAGAGAAAGCCGGTGCATGATGCTCCCGAGTCTTTGTTCTCCGGAGATGAACTGGCCAGTCTAGACGGAGACGATAGCAGTGCGGACCGGAGCGAAGTTGCCACCGAGCCGACTGTTACGACGGAAACGACAGACAATGCCGAACCAACAAGCCCGACGAGTGATGAAAACATGGTTTCGGTGTCGCATGTCATTACCAACGTACTGATATACCAATCGTTCCTTTTGGAGCTGGCCAGCTTGATGCAAGTTCGGGCCGGGCTGTTCAATGAGGTACGCTTTGTTTGA
- a CDS encoding uncharacterized protein (EggNog:ENOG41) produces the protein MPSFTGTTPESLLARNDSLNPEATCRGITSNGRPCRRPVSPTGLPPSRKKLSPPTPDDGSEDSYCWQHKDQAGRSGKSTPGSARPSGGIIREEGRSSLDTLADRLGLVDINGGGKPSGRYSSEKYRPKPKSTTFCFCFTVPEEDFDEAPRPHQPRPQPHPVQPQVGRPSTSSARPSRPQTSHPQGHSRPSSSSAPTAGHLKSLIPDHLDAHTSSVLMKEVAKPPSDADEPGYIYMFWLTPESAADPVPVDAARELLAPPPRGGARSRRPSDVVSSFADTNGQKSKTMLLKIGRAANVQRRMMQWSRQCGHSIQLLRFYPYMSSSTPPSFDAASSHSNGRGAGGRAPSPAAAAAAVHPTPHVKKVERLIHLELGGMGLRADLGACKACGHEHKEWFEVEATRDGVKTVDDIIRRWVGWDDGSVVGGR, from the coding sequence ATGCCCTCCTTCACCGGCACCACCCCCGAGTCTCTCCTCGCCCGCAACGACTCCCTCAACCCCGAAGCCACATGTCGCGGCATCACCTCCAACGGCCGGCCCTGTCGCCGCCCCGTCAGCCCTACAGGCCTCCCGCCCTCGCGCAAGAAGCTCTCGCCGCCAACCCCTGACGACGGCAGCGAGGACTCCTACTGCTGGCAGCACAAGGACCAGGCCGGCCGCTCGGGCAAGTCGACGCCGGGCTCGGCACGGCCCTCTGGCGGCATCATCCGCGAGGAGGGCCGCTCGAGCCTGGACACGCTGGCCGATCGTCTGGGGCTCGTGGATATCAACGGCGGCGGAAAGCCCAGTGGCCGGTACAGCTCGGAAAAGTACAGGCCCAAGCCAAAGTCGACGAcgttctgcttctgcttcaccGTGCCCGAGGaggactttgacgaggcgCCACGGCCTCACCAGCCCCGGCCGCAGCCTCACCCCGTTCAACCACAGGTTGGTCGGCCGTCGACCTCGTCGGCACGTCCATCACGCCCACAGACGTCTCACCCCCAGGGCCATTCTCgcccctccagctcgtcggCCCCCACGGCAGGCCACCTCAAGTCCCTCATCCCCGACCACCTCGACGCCCACACGTCCTCGGTGCTCATGAAGGAAGTCGCCAAGCCGCCCTCCGATGCCGACGAGCCCGGCTACATCTACATGTTCTGGCTGACCCCCGAATCGGCCGCTGATCCGGTCCCCGTCGACGCCGCAAGAGAGCTCCTCGCTCCTCCTCCCCGCGGCGGCGCCCGCAGCAGACGACCCAGCGACGTCGTTTCTTCGTTTGCAGACACAAACGGCCAAAAGTCAAAGACTATGCTTCTCAAGATTGGCCGAGCAGCCAATGTCCAGCGCCGCATGATGCAATGGTCCCGCCAGTGCGGCCACTCcatccagctgctgcgcttTTACCCGTACATGTCCTCATCCACCCCTCCGTCTTTCGACGCTGCGTCCTCTCACTCTAATGGACGCGGAGCTGGAGGAAGAGCCCCTtcgccagctgctgccgctgcggctgtTCATCCCACGCCTCATGTCAAGAAGGTGGAACGCCTCATTCACCTGGAGCTTGGCGGCATGGGGCTGCGTGCTGATCTCGGCGCTTGCAAGGCCTGTGGACATGAGCATAAGGAGTGGTTTGAGGTGGAGGCCACGAGAGATGGCGTCAAGACTGTGGATGACATTATTCGCCGTTGGGTGGGATGGGATGATGGGTCTGTTGTGGGTGGGCGATGA
- a CDS encoding uncharacterized protein (EggNog:ENOG41), with protein MDFWSRLLSPLSSGSSRQEQAKDPAKRLHRFEKEYAGLLSIWRKSTNLSQDIDAAETVEIRLQELTNILSDESRRPLPHPCIQYASIKQIYVPIGKIATSSYNEWIIKEAVLFFATLIESEEEAFVENHTFSASLTNLLVRITGVNSARLGLDTESRVVELAFNITTKIRLDPEILPAWFKTQQDVNRPSDRAASVRDKFAGRTKRADFPLFYILMDYIHHEGKVGDFARTGLLYIIEAASSSESLEQWIVESDLSTLMATGLGALYSQLSRKLVIDHLPNNLPPILALSDYQHPTSNYEIVSSCSGEFQSHLETFLSHLLFWQDVLNHCKSVEVKSTLLEHFQVIFLQQLL; from the exons ATGGATTTT TGGTCGCGCTTGTTAAGCCCTCTCTCCTCCGGGAGCTCCCGCCAGGAACAGGCAAAGGATCCCGCCAagcgtcttcatcgcttCGAGAAGGAGTATGCCGGATTGCTG TCCATCTGGCGCAAATCTACCAACCTGTCCCAAGACATCGACGCCGCCGAAACGGTCGAGATCAGGCTCCAAGAGCTTACCAACATCCTCAGCGACGAAAGCCGCCGGCCGCTGCCGCACCCGTGTATCCAGTATGCCTCGATCAAGCAGATATACGTGCCCATCGGCAAGATTGCGACGTCGTCCTACAACGAATGGATCATAAAGGAGGCTGTCCTCTTCTTTGCGACGCTAATTgagagcgaagaagaggcatTTGTCGAAAACCACACCTTCTCTGCCAGTCTTACAAACCTGCTGGTGCGCATCACTGGCGTCAACAGCGCTCGTCTCGGGCTGGATACCGAGTCACGAGTCGTGGAGCTGGCATtcaacatcaccaccaagatACGTCTGGACCCTGAGATCTTGCCTGCTTGGTTTAAGACGCAGCAGGACGTCAACCGGCCAAGCGACAGGGCTGCCAGTGTCCGGGACAAGTTCGCCGGTCGAACTAAGAGGGCCGATTTCCCCCTCTTTTACATCCTGATGGACTACATCCACCACGAAGGCAAGGTTGGCGACTTTGCGCGTACGGGGCTTCTGTACATCATTGAGGCAGCTTCGAGCTCGGAATCGTTGGAGCAATGGATCGTCGAGAGCGACCTGTCGACGCTCATGGCCACTGGGCTGGGAGCTCTATACAGCCAGCTGAGCCGCAAGCTCGTCATAGACCACCTGCCGAATAACTTGCCGCCtatcctcgccctctccgaCTACCAACACCCAACATCAAACTACGAAATTGTTAGCTCCTGCTCTGGCGAGTTCCAATCCCACCTGGAGACCTTTTTATCACACCTCCTCTTTTGGCAAGACGTCTTGAACCATTGCAAATCTGTCGAGGTCAAATCGACACTCCTTGAACATTTCCAGGTTATTTTCTTACAACAGCTCTTGTAA
- a CDS encoding uncharacterized protein (EggNog:ENOG41): MKFGLHYHQHLVAKWADDYVDYNGLRQMIRLASQRREPLAEVLECLKRSMQRFETLYLSKCRSIFRREADFCAILGLPLMLEATPNIDTVEQSKLALLLCAYEGLLREVDEVDWFGRANETAITKILDKIGSGLQGTSEYHDLQLSWPVKQQGLENLLADTKKRISNVLVDIRRVSSMTRQPTRSLYMSALIRDGFALENSYDWIRNDEVAALRDYYLSRDPPISTRQPEFERQLYSLFIAAIMMEAKESAGFLLEYIKEKDCVMHTDQIPLFLTVCGLMKRNDSSITPTPEDWLVQLFDGPCALTTALLHHKDGHRRFALHYAAKYGLKSFCEALVRCAVGSDAGHLGDVLFRRDEDGMTPLHYAVVSGETSILTILLKKLVGFNEMEQSKLGLSTLLGDLLLLSVRSGRDDVVKVLLNYEPNINYATPPGETALYCASQANNLDLVKLLLTYTQRGLDANIAAATGWTPLMVACANGHSEVVSCLLEAGAEPERCDALGWTAREHAVFRGHLGIAELFTSTPSEAMGGHDRAAFELSHYGIEKGSDSNAPSSLVLEISAPETEAEPKLVRLPVLEDQINQPFIFQAKNGAPLQISVRLFRRETIDSMVLLSRGNTMLDHGKVLFGEKRESMIREVTVCMMDKETMDLTGAVLLSYVVATPFAGLQQPDTSNYQRQRGDPVQIVGHRGLGQNSDSRSYLQLGENTAMVRYKTSFAHAQALTLSVSLFCLPTIWYHRFLLAQCDGSDRFADLQITRDLEAVIFHDFSLSESGTDVAIHDVTLSQYKHASDLQEPQSITPVTIDRGSEALHGHPQRRRAWSTGEESRLRTVQLHDRLRYTVDFQNKGFKPNTRGDFIQGSLATLDELLVDLPEDIGFNIEMKYPRLHEAVDAGVAPVAIDINTFVDVALEKIQRLADKRRIILSSFTPEVCILLSVKQKTYPVMFISNAGKVPMADKELRVASLQVGVQFARLWNLAGVVFACEALLYCPRLVQFVKDAGLVCASYGLLNNEPIHARKQADAGVDILMVDRVKLVADELANDAAMSKRLN; encoded by the exons ATGAAGTTTGGCCTGCATTACCACCAGCATCTAGTGGCCAAGTGGGCTGATGATTATGTCGATTACAACGGCCTCCGCCAGATGATACGGCTCGCATCACAGCGACGGGAGCCTCTAGCAG AGGTCCTGGAATGTCTGAAACGGAGCATGCAAAGATTTGAAACGCTCTACTTGAGCAAATGCAGATCCATCTTTCGACGAGAGGCCGACTTCTGTGCCATACTTGGTCTGCCTTTAATGCTTGAGGCTACCCCCAATATCGATACTGTGGAACAATCCAAACTTGCTCTGTTACTGTGTGCTTACGAAGGCTTACTGCGCGAAGTAGACGAGGTTGACTGGTTTGGTAGAGCGAACGAGACAGCTATAACCAAAATTCTTGACAAAATCGGCAGTGGCTTGCAAGGGACGAGCGAATACCATGATCTTCAGTTATCATGGCCTGTCAAACAACAAGGCCTCGAAAATCTTCTAGCAGATACCAAGAAGAGAATTTCTAATGTTTTGGTTGATATTCGCCGAGTAAGCTCCATGACTCGACAGCCTACACGATCCTTGTACATGAGCGCGCTTATTCGGGATGGGTTTGCTCTGGAGAATTCCTATGATTGGATCAGGAACGACGAAGTTGCTGCATTGCGAGATTATTATCTCTCGCGTGATCCTCCGATAAGCACGCGCCAGCCTGAGTTTGAAAGACAACTCTACAGCTTATTCATTGCTGCGATTATGATGGAGGCGAAAGAAAGTGCAGGCTTTCTTCTAGAGTATATCAAGGAGAAAGATTGCGTCATGCATACAGATCAGATACCCTTGTTTTTGACAGTCTGCGGTCTGATGAAACGAAATGATTCATCAATTACGCCTACGCCCGAGGATTGGCTCGTCCAACTGTTTGATGGACCTTGCGCTCTTACTACTGCCTTGCTGCACCATAAAGACGGCCATAGGCGCTTTGCGCTGCATTACGCCGCCAAATACGGGCTAAAGAGCTTTTGCGAAGCTTTGGTACGTTGCGCAGTTGGTTCTGATGCTGGGCATCTTGGTGATGTCTTATTCCGGAGAGACGAGGATGGCATGACGCCACTACACTATGCCGTCGTATCTGGCGAGACGTCAATCCTAACCATTCTTTTGAAGAAACTGGTTGGCTTTAACGAGATGGAGCAATCAAAACTTGGTCTTTCGACTTTGCTTGGcgatcttcttcttctgtctgTGAGAAGCGGCCGAGATGATGTCGTAAAGGTTTTGCTAAACTATGAACCTAACATCAACTACGCAACGCCTCCGGGGGAGACTGCCCTGTACTGCGCGTCTCAAGCAAATAATTTGGATCTAGTTAAGCTGTTACTCACATATACTCAACGGGGGCTTGATGCAAACATTGCAGCGGCTACAGGGTGGACTCCGCTTATGGTTGCATGTGCAAATGGCCACAGCGAGGTGGTAAGCTGTCTCCTCGAGGCTGGGGCTGAGCCTGAGAGGTGCGATGCTTTGGGGTGGACCGCTCGGGAACATGCAGTCTTCAGAGGACACCTTGGTATTGCGGAGCTTTTTACATCGACTCCATCAGAAGCCAT GGGGGGACATGATCGCGCTGCATTTGAGCTCTCTCATTACGGTATCGAGAAGGGCAGTGACTCCAAcgcgccatcatctcttgTACTTGAGATTTCTGCTCCAGAAACAGAGGCCGAGCCAAAGTTGGTGCGGTTGCCAGTACTGGAAGATCAAATCAACCAGCCCTTTATCTTCCAAGCCAAGAATGGAGCACCTCTTCAAATATCTGTCCGACTATTTCGCCGCGAAACTATAGACTCAATGGTGCTCCTGAGTCGTGGAAATACAATGCTAGATCATGGGAAAGTGTTGTTTGGCGAGAAACGCGAAAGCATGATTCGCGAGGTCACCGTTTGTATGATGGATAAAGAGACTATGGACTTGACAGGGGCTGTTTTGTTGAGCTATGTTGTTGCTACGCCGTTTGCAGGTCTTCAACAGCCGGACACATCAAACTACCAAAGACAACGGGGGGATCCAGTGCAAATTGTTGGCCATAGAG GCTTGGGGCAGAATTCTGATAGTCGATCGTATCTGCAGCTGGGAGAGAACACAGCCATGGTGCGATACAAGACATCTTTTGCCCATGCTCAGGCGCTAACGTTGAGTGTCAGTCTTTTCTGTCTGCCTACAA TTTGGTATCACAGGTTTCTCCTCGCGCAATGCGACGGCTCTGACAGATTCGCAGACTTGCAAATTACTCGCGACCTCGAGGCCGTGATATTTCACGACTTTTCATTGAGCGAATCCGGCACAGACGTTGCCATCCACGACGTTACGCTCTCTCAGTATAAGCACGCAAGCGATTTACAAGAGCCGCAGAGCATAACTCCAGTAACTATAGACAGAGGAAGTGAGGCGCTGCATGGTCACCCACAAAGGCGACGCGCCTGGTCTACAGGTGAAGAGTCTCGCCTCAGAACTGTGCAGCTGCATGATAGGCTGCGGTACACTGTAGATTTTCAGAACAAGGGCTTCAAGCCTAATACCAGAGGGGATTTCATACAGGGTTCATTGGCTACGTTGGACGAGCTGCTTGTGGATTTGCCCGAGGATATTGGGTTCAACATCGAAATGA AGTACCCGCGGCTACATGAAGCGGTAGACGCTGGAGTAGCTCCCGTTGCCATCGACATCAACACATTCGTCGACGTTGCTCTCGAAAAAATCCAGCGCCTAGCCGATAAGCGGCGGATAATACTTTCGTCGTTTACGCCCGAGGTCTGCATCCTGCTCTCGGTGAAGCAAAAGACGTACCCGGTCATGTTCATCAGCAATGCCGGCAAAGTGCCCATGGCAGACAAGGAGCTCAGGGTCGCAAGTCTGCAGGTGGGCGTGCAGTTTGCGAGGCTCTGGAACCTGGCCGGGGTCGTGTTTGCGTGCGAGGCGCTGCTGTATTGTCCCAGGCTTGTGCAGTTTGTGAAGGATGCAGGGCTGGTTTGTGCGTCTTATGGGCTGTTGAATAATGAGCCTATTCATGCACGA AAACAAGCGGATGCTGGCGTGGACATTCTCATGGTGGACAGGGTCAAGCTGGTTGCGGACGAACTGGCCAACGATGCTGCCATGTCTAAGAGACTCAACTAG